The genomic window GAACCTGTCCCACACCTCGTCCAGCAGATCGGGGTCGGTGCCGCCCCGGCCCGGCTGCCGGGCCAGGGCCGGGCGCAGTTCGGGGGGCAGCGCGGCCGGGCGTGTCGGGTGCCCGGTGAGCAGGGAGAAAGCCTTCACGTTGAACCGGAAGCCAGGCGGGGTGCGTTCGGCCCACAGCAGGCTGTTGCGGGTGCTGGGCAGCCCGTAGTAGGTGGCGTCCACCTCCACCACCGGGAACTGCGTGGCGTAGTGGCGCAGCCTGCCCTCGGCGTCGCGGTGGCCCGGCGGATACCAGCCGCTGGAGACCAGCGCCTTGTCCGTCCACGAGCACGTACCGACCTTGACCTCTCCCATTCCGCCCGCCTTCCCCGGGGCGACCGGGGCCAACGTCCGGGCTTCCGGCTTCCGGCTTCGGACTTTCGGCTTCCGGCTTCCGGCTTCCGGTGCGGGCCTGCTCCGGCGGCCGCTCGGCGGCAGTGGCGGGTCGTGAGGCGATATCCGGCTGTGCCTGGGTAGCCGCCAGGCACACAGCAGTTCGATGCCCGGACCTCCGAGGAGAAGCATGTTCGCACTCTCGTCCCGCCGGCTGCGCGGCACCGCGCGCCGGGTCTTCGGCTGGGAAAGGCTGCGTCCGGCCCAACTGACGGCGATGAAGGCGGTGATGAAGCGCCGCGACGTGATCGCCGTGATGCCGACCGGGGCGGGGAAGTCCGCGATCTACCAAGTGCCGGCCGCGCTGCTCGGCGGGCCGGTGGTCGTCGTCTCGCCGCTGATCGCCCTCCAGCGCGACCAGATGCAGGGGCTGCTGGACTCCGGCGCCCTGCGCGCGGCGGCCGTCAACTCCGCCCAGCGCCGCAGCGACAACGAGACCGCGTGGGACAGGATCAGCGCCTCCTCGATCGACGTCGTCTTCCTCGCCCCGGAACAGCTGGCCAAGGACGACGTGCTCGACCGGCTCGCCGCTGCGCAGCCCAGGCTGCTCGTGGTGGACGAAGCGCACTGCGTGTCCGCCTGGGGCCACGACTTCCGCCCGGACTACCTGAGGTTGCGGCACGCGCGCGAGCGGCTGGGGAATCCGCCGGTGCTTGCGCTGACCGCGAGCGCGGCGGCCCCCGTGCGCAGGGACGTCGCCGAACGCCTCGGCATGCACGACCCGGTGGAGATCGTGGCCGGCTTCGACCGGCCCAACATCAGCCTGGAGGTGGCGGCATTCCAGGACGAGGCACTCAAGGACCGCTTCGTGGTCGAACGGGCTGCCGTCGAGGAGAAGCCGGGCATCGTCTACGCGGCGACCCGGCGGGCCGCCGACACCATCGCCGAGGAACTGTCGGGACTCGGGCTGGCCGCCGAGAGCTACCACGCCGGGCGGACGGCCGGCGACCGCAGCGGCGTCCAGGACCGCTTCCTCGCGGGCGAGTTGGATGTCGTCGTGGCGACCTCGGCGTTCGGGATGGGCATCGACAAGGCGGATGTGCGGTTCGTGCTGCACGCGTCAGTACCCGGGTCGCTGGACGCGTACTACCAGGAGATCGGCCGGGCGGGCCGCGACGGGGCGTCGGCCCGGGCGATCCTGGCCTACCGGTCCAAGGACCTGGGCCTGCAGCGCTTCTTCGCCGCGGGAGCGCCGGACGCCGACGCCCTGGGCCGGGTCGCCGAGCGGCTGCGGAAGGAGGGTGCCCCGCTGGGCGCGACCGCTTTGCGGACCGAGTGCGACATGACCGCGACCCGGCTGTCCGCGGTCCTGAACCTGCTGGAGGAGGCGGGCGCCGTCCACACCGCCCGCGACGGCAGCCGCTGGACCGGTTCGGCCGCCTCCGACGACCAGGACGCGGTCGACTCCGCCGTCGAGGCCGCGCTGGCCGTCGACGCCACGCACCGCAAGCTGGAGCAGTCGAGGGTCGAGATGATGCGGGGGTACGCCGAGACGGTCGACTGCCGGCGCCGCTTCCTGCTCGGCTACTTCGGCGAGACCGTGACCGCTCCCTGCGGGGCGTGCGACAACTGCACCGGCCGGACCGCGGGCGCCCTCGACGGCCCGGGCGTGCGGGACGGCCGGGCGGAGGCCGCCGAGGAGCCGGCGGCCGCGCGTGGCCGCCGGATGCGGATCCGGCGCGACAGGTCCGGCGGCGGGGCTCCCGCCAAGGAGCAGGCCGACGCCGGCAGCCCGTCCCACCCCTACCAGCCCGGCGTGCGCGTCCGCCACGAGCAGTGGGGTGAGGGCGAGGTGATGAGCGAGGGCGACGGCAAGCTGACCGTGCTGTTCGCCTCCGTCGGCTACCGCACCCTGTCGCTGGCCGTGGTGACCGACAAGCACCTGCTCGCCCGTCTGCCGGACCCCGCGCGCTGAGCCCGCCGGCTCACCCGCCGTCGGTGCCCGGGCCGCCGCCGGAGGCGAGGGCGTCCATCCGGCGGGCGGCGACCTCGCGGTCGGCTGCGGCGGCCACGAAGGCCGCGACGCCGGCCGGGCCGACCAGCGCCCGGACGGCGGCCACCGTCGCGGCGGGCAGCGGCACCTGCACCGGGGCCTGGTGCGGCCGGGGCGGTGCGACCGGCGCGGCCGGCCCTGCGGGCTCGGGGGGCCGCAGGGGCTGCCCGGGTCCGGCCGCCGGTTCAGGTCCGGCCGGACCTGTCGCGGTGGGCGGGAGGGCGTCACCGAGGTGGCGGCGGACGTGCTCGGTGGCCCGCAGCCGCATCGCGCGGGCCAGCTCCGCGTCGACGGTCTGCTGGGCCAGCGGCCGCAGCCGGCGGACCAGGGCCGCCGCCTCGGCCGCCTCCGCGTCGTCGGGCGGGTGTTGCAGGAAGCGCTGGAAGACGTGTTCGGTGGTGAAATCGAGGAAGCGCTCCGAGATGTGCTCCACCTGCCCGCGCAGCTCCCGCAGATGGCCGGTGATCGCGGCCAGCGGCACACCGGAGGCATGCAGCTCCACCGCGACCGCCAGCTCTCGGGGGCTGGGCACCTCG from Streptomyces sp. NBC_01198 includes these protein-coding regions:
- a CDS encoding MerR family transcriptional regulator — encoded protein: MSTATDAGQGAYRIEDLSRLSGTTVRTIRAYTDRGLLPKPERLGRANVYNDAHLERLRQIADLLERGYTLASIKELLAAWDAGTGLGGVLGLVGEVDRPWSDEQPIRIGLPELIAAFGEVADLSAVEEALQLGVLEAVAERDDQFEVPSPRELAVAVELHASGVPLAAITGHLRELRGQVEHISERFLDFTTEHVFQRFLQHPPDDAEAAEAAALVRRLRPLAQQTVDAELARAMRLRATEHVRRHLGDALPPTATGPAGPEPAAGPGQPLRPPEPAGPAAPVAPPRPHQAPVQVPLPAATVAAVRALVGPAGVAAFVAAAADREVAARRMDALASGGGPGTDGG
- a CDS encoding RecQ family ATP-dependent DNA helicase, whose product is MFALSSRRLRGTARRVFGWERLRPAQLTAMKAVMKRRDVIAVMPTGAGKSAIYQVPAALLGGPVVVVSPLIALQRDQMQGLLDSGALRAAAVNSAQRRSDNETAWDRISASSIDVVFLAPEQLAKDDVLDRLAAAQPRLLVVDEAHCVSAWGHDFRPDYLRLRHARERLGNPPVLALTASAAAPVRRDVAERLGMHDPVEIVAGFDRPNISLEVAAFQDEALKDRFVVERAAVEEKPGIVYAATRRAADTIAEELSGLGLAAESYHAGRTAGDRSGVQDRFLAGELDVVVATSAFGMGIDKADVRFVLHASVPGSLDAYYQEIGRAGRDGASARAILAYRSKDLGLQRFFAAGAPDADALGRVAERLRKEGAPLGATALRTECDMTATRLSAVLNLLEEAGAVHTARDGSRWTGSAASDDQDAVDSAVEAALAVDATHRKLEQSRVEMMRGYAETVDCRRRFLLGYFGETVTAPCGACDNCTGRTAGALDGPGVRDGRAEAAEEPAAARGRRMRIRRDRSGGGAPAKEQADAGSPSHPYQPGVRVRHEQWGEGEVMSEGDGKLTVLFASVGYRTLSLAVVTDKHLLARLPDPAR